One genomic region from Neoarius graeffei isolate fNeoGra1 chromosome 4, fNeoGra1.pri, whole genome shotgun sequence encodes:
- the LOC132884650 gene encoding CMRF35-like molecule 6 — translation MIRELTVQDTGTYHCGVDRRAAKDIYTAVELKVKEDLSYEKSINKTVQVGGDLNISCKYPGSLRSDPKFLCKKMLQQAACFYKGSVKEIRKYVNEGKFSLYDDGAKQIFNVSIRNVTEQDSGEYWCGAEGAGTSDHGHKVYFTQINLRATDPRVPVSTLKPKQPSSSSSS, via the exons ATGATCAGAGAGCTCACTGTACAGGACACTGGGACGTACCACTGTGGAGTTGATAGACGTGCAGCGAAAGACATTTATACAGCTGTGGAACTGAAGGTAAAGGAAG ATCTGTCATATGAGAAGTCCATCAATAAGACTGTTCAGGTAGGAGGAGATTTGAACATCAGCTGTAAATACCCAGGATCCCTCAGGAGTGACCCCAAGTTTCTCTGCAAGAAGATGCTGCAACAAGCTGCTTGTTTTTATAAAGGATCTGTTAAAGAAATTAGAAAGTATGTAAATGAGGGGAAATTCTCCCTGTATGATGACGGAGCAAAACAAATCTTCAATGTCAGTATTAGAAATGTGACTGAGCAGGACTCTGGTGAATACTGGTGTGGAGCTGAAGGAGCCGGGACATCTGATCATGGACACAAGGTTTATTTCACACAGATCAACCTGAGAGCTACTG ATCCACGTGTCCCAGTTTCAACCCTGAAGCCAAAACaaccttcatcatcatcttcatca
- the LOC132884534 gene encoding CMRF35-like molecule 5 — protein MIRELTVQDTGTYHCGVDRRAAKDIYTAVELKVKEDLSYEKSISETVHIEGDLNIRCKYPESLRSDPKFLCKKTLQQAACFNKGSVKESRKYVNEGKFSLYDDRAKQIFTVSIRNVTEQDSGEYWCGAEGAGTSDHGYKVYFTQINLRATDPSVLVSVPIPAQPSSSSSSSELTSASPPTGFPASTVIPVSVILLLFLFGIIFLIAILSKRRRMQAGTASIDRCSVQGSRNDQQVYENVNDTRHLSASDAGTSRYFSSVKLPTISSDPSESVYANVSILHLQ, from the exons ATGATCAGAGAGCTCACTGTACAGGACACTGGGACGTACCACTGTGGAGTTGATAGACGTGCAGCGAAAGACATTTATACAGCTGTGGAACTGAAGGTAAAGGAAG ATCTGTCCTATGAGAAGTCCATCAGTGAGACTGTTCATATAGAAGGAGATTTGAACATCAGGTGTAAATACCCAGAATCCCTCAGGAGTGACCCCAAGTTTCTCTGCAAGAAGACGCTGCAACAAGCTGCTTGTTTTAATAAAGGATCTGTTAAAGAAAGTAGAAAGTATGTAAATGAGGGGAAATTCTCCCTGTATGATGACCGAGCAAAACAAATCTTCACTGTCAGTATTAGAAATGTGACTGAGCAGGACTCTGGTGAATACTGGTGTGGAGCTGAAGGAGCCGGGACATCTGATCATGGATACAAGGTTTATTTCACACAGATCAACCTGAGAGCTACTG ATCCATCTGTCCTAGTTTCAGTTCCAATACCAGCACAAccttcatcatcgtcatcatcatctgaGCTCACATCAGCTTCTCCTCCGACAG GATTTCCAGCTTCCACTGTGATCCCTGTGTCTGTAATTCTGCTGCTGTTTCTGTTTGGAATCATATTCCTCATTGCGATTCTGTCAAAGAGACGCAGGATGCAAG CAGGAACAGCTTCCATTGATCGATGTTCTGTCCAAGGCTCACGAAATGACCAACAG GTTTATGAGAATGTTAACGACACCAGACACCTTTCTGCCTCAGACGCTGGAACTTCCAGATATTTCTCGAGTGTTAAACTACCCACGATCTCCTCTGATCCTTCTGAAAGTGTTTATGCCAAC GTCAGTATTttgcatcttcagtaa